One segment of Candidatus Bathyarchaeota archaeon DNA contains the following:
- a CDS encoding DNA-directed RNA polymerase: MSESGSDRTMYKITCSECGNEAEVPFKPEGDRPVYCRDCYQKRRRSSSRRY, from the coding sequence ATGAGTGAATCCGGAAGCGACAGAACGATGTACAAAATAACTTGCTCAGAATGCGGCAATGAAGCTGAAGTTCCATTTAAGCCAGAAGGCGATCGCCCAGTCTACTGCAGAGATTGCTATCAAAAACGTAGAAGAAGTAGTAGTCGTAGATACTAG
- a CDS encoding PRC-barrel domain-containing protein gives MVKDSKFISIQKFIDKKVIDNNGTLVGEVKDLKVKLGQLDIELIIVTKTGEEMDIPWSDIQSVEDFIILKKTVKLPKSAAAPTPQPSDTTICKNCGVETIKRAKFCPKCGSDLK, from the coding sequence TTGGTCAAGGATAGTAAATTTATTTCAATCCAAAAATTTATCGATAAAAAAGTAATTGATAATAATGGCACATTAGTGGGAGAAGTAAAAGATCTTAAAGTAAAGCTTGGTCAGCTTGATATTGAATTAATAATAGTCACTAAAACTGGTGAAGAGATGGATATTCCCTGGTCTGATATACAATCAGTTGAAGATTTTATTATACTTAAGAAAACAGTTAAATTGCCAAAGTCAGCTGCTGCACCAACCCCACAACCTTCTGATACAACAATTTGTAAGAACTGTGGAGTAGAAACCATAAAGCGTGCAAAATTCTGTCCGAAATGCGGAAGTGATTTAAAATAA
- a CDS encoding site-2 protease family protein: MSSENSGKGNKMPIPTLSLGEMKELVSKRLEVIDAYIDTQGVPTFTISDIYSSTITNGIEEKFKKLVFDCYKSNLMPLLRKEKDQLVLRMYSKPPVKRARTNINIVLFFVTICTIFFAGYYLWGINELWSKILLPNANPFAQAALFSACLFSIIGIHEMGHKLTCDNNRLESTMPYFIPGPPPFGTFGALISLKSPPINKNQLFDLGISGPIAGFIATVMVCIVAVFTSIMVPESQVTELGDMVGPIAWPSSPLLFLLIFDVISTGFLQVPQGMTMILGQVTFAAQVGCLLTFLNTMPVWQLDGGHVAKSVLGPKGYKTASYIGLAVLMLSGYYFFAFIIIIFMMSRRRSSSGAEILEDISPLSLNRRRAYFVFLLISALCFFMWIPIY, from the coding sequence TTGAGTAGTGAAAATTCCGGTAAAGGCAACAAAATGCCTATTCCAACTCTATCTCTTGGTGAAATGAAAGAATTAGTTTCAAAAAGACTTGAAGTCATCGACGCTTATATTGATACCCAAGGAGTTCCTACATTCACTATTTCTGACATATATTCATCCACCATTACTAACGGAATTGAAGAGAAATTCAAGAAGCTAGTCTTTGATTGCTACAAGTCTAATTTAATGCCCCTATTAAGAAAAGAAAAAGACCAATTAGTTTTAAGAATGTATTCAAAACCTCCAGTTAAAAGAGCTAGAACGAATATCAACATTGTATTATTTTTTGTAACTATATGTACAATCTTTTTTGCTGGATACTATCTCTGGGGAATAAATGAACTCTGGAGTAAAATTCTTTTGCCTAATGCAAATCCATTTGCACAAGCAGCTCTTTTTTCTGCTTGCCTATTTAGCATTATAGGGATACATGAAATGGGACACAAATTGACATGCGATAATAACAGATTAGAATCTACTATGCCCTATTTCATACCAGGTCCACCGCCCTTTGGAACTTTCGGAGCTCTTATTTCCCTGAAGAGTCCTCCAATAAATAAAAATCAACTATTTGATCTCGGTATTAGTGGTCCAATAGCTGGATTCATCGCAACTGTGATGGTTTGTATTGTAGCCGTCTTTACAAGCATAATGGTTCCAGAAAGTCAAGTGACGGAATTAGGAGACATGGTAGGTCCGATCGCTTGGCCTTCATCTCCATTACTTTTCCTTTTGATTTTCGATGTAATTTCAACTGGATTTCTTCAAGTACCTCAAGGAATGACAATGATACTTGGACAAGTAACATTCGCGGCACAGGTAGGTTGTTTATTAACTTTTCTAAATACGATGCCGGTTTGGCAGTTGGATGGTGGACATGTGGCAAAATCTGTGTTGGGTCCAAAAGGATATAAAACAGCCAGCTATATTGGATTAGCAGTGTTAATGCTATCTGGATATTATTTCTTTGCGTTCATTATAATAATCTTCATGATGTCTCGTCGTCGCTCATCTTCTGGTGCTGAAATTCTAGAAGACATCTCACCCCTTTCACTTAATAGAAGAAGGGCATATTTCGTATTTTTGTTAATATCAGCATTATGCTTTTTTATGTGGATACCGATTTACTAA
- a CDS encoding DUF116 domain-containing protein, with protein sequence MKVDVNSPSMRIIKTLSKLKISEVALGKLERLAAKLGIDEEQLFRLYVDLKNNAYRDRFGKTPYSDRALLIPQCLRSRKCSAELYKSGFECLKCGKCDVSKIINLANDYGYKEVYVVSGGSMIKKLLSTRRPKACLGIGCFKELILGSFVCEKLGTIAQGMPLLKDGCVDTKVDWESLSTLISYKI encoded by the coding sequence ATGAAAGTCGATGTTAATTCACCTTCAATGCGTATAATCAAAACACTATCAAAGCTGAAAATAAGTGAAGTAGCGCTTGGAAAATTGGAAAGATTAGCAGCAAAGCTAGGCATAGATGAGGAGCAATTATTCCGCCTTTATGTAGATCTTAAAAATAATGCTTACAGAGATAGATTCGGAAAAACTCCCTATTCTGATAGAGCTTTACTTATACCACAATGTTTGAGATCAAGAAAATGCTCTGCAGAATTATACAAGTCTGGATTTGAGTGCTTGAAATGTGGAAAATGTGATGTTTCGAAGATTATCAATCTAGCAAATGATTATGGCTATAAAGAGGTGTATGTAGTTTCTGGAGGAAGCATGATCAAGAAACTCCTTTCGACAAGAAGGCCTAAAGCATGTTTAGGAATTGGTTGTTTTAAGGAGCTTATTCTTGGAAGCTTTGTCTGTGAAAAATTAGGCACCATAGCACAGGGAATGCCACTACTGAAGGATGGATGTGTAGATACTAAAGTAGACTGGGAGTCCCTTTCAACCTTAATAAGCTACAAAATTTGA